The Pantoea sp. At-9b genome includes a window with the following:
- a CDS encoding phage regulatory CII family protein, translated as MFDFKVSTHAHYDDACRKFALAHNMEDIANKAGMRAQTLRNKLNPDQPHQLTVTEVLTLTDVTEDATLVDGLLAQIQCLPCVPINEVANEKLPLYVMKATAEVGQLAAGAISTEPMTASSKRGLLQNVNNGIRCLTLAAIAVQARIQANPALSSTVDAISGIGASLGMS; from the coding sequence ATGTTTGATTTTAAGGTTTCTACCCATGCGCACTATGACGATGCCTGTCGGAAATTCGCCTTAGCGCACAACATGGAAGACATTGCGAATAAAGCCGGAATGCGCGCGCAAACGCTGCGTAACAAGCTCAACCCGGATCAGCCGCATCAGCTTACAGTAACAGAGGTTCTTACTCTTACCGACGTAACTGAAGATGCAACGCTCGTTGATGGCCTGCTGGCACAAATTCAGTGCCTGCCATGCGTACCAATCAACGAAGTCGCAAACGAAAAGTTACCTCTGTATGTCATGAAAGCAACCGCAGAAGTGGGCCAGTTAGCCGCTGGCGCAATTTCTACAGAGCCTATGACCGCCAGCAGTAAACGCGGTTTGCTGCAAAACGTTAATAACGGTATCCGCTGCTTAACACTGGCAGCAATCGCGGTGCAGGCCCGAATTCAGGCTAACCCAGCGTTGTCCTCTACCGTCGATGCTATCAGCGGTATCGGTGCATCACTCGGCATGAGTTGA
- the rsmF gene encoding 16S rRNA (cytosine(1407)-C(5))-methyltransferase RsmF, with protein MSDRFPEDFLALMRTSLTDDAEMQRFIAISQQPLRRSLRVNTLKISVADFLAQTADYGWRLTPIPWCAEGFWIDRDDESLPLGSVAEHLSGLFYIQEASSMLPVAALFDAAPDAHQVMDVAAAPGSKTTQIAALMHNQGAILANEYSASRVKVLHANISRCGVSNVALTHFDGRVFGAALPEQFDAILLDAPCSGEGVVRKDPDALRNWTLASTEEIAATQRDLIDSAFHALQPGGTLIYSTCTLNQIENQQVISWLQQRYPGTVEILSLAGLFEGAEQALTPEGYLHVFPHIFDSEGFFVARLRKTASLPALPAPSYKLGKLPFSPASRKLLAEVQQAAAKVGLSWDDNLQLWQRDKELWLFPAALESWLNKVRFSRIGVKLAETFPKGYRWQHEAVVALAQPNTALSFALTAAEAESWYRGQDIHPENVPDRDEVIVTYQQQTLGLAKKVGNRIKNSYPRELVRDGRLFR; from the coding sequence GTGTCCGATCGCTTTCCTGAAGATTTTCTTGCGCTAATGCGTACCAGTTTGACCGACGATGCTGAGATGCAACGCTTTATCGCCATCAGTCAACAACCCCTGCGTCGCAGCCTGCGCGTCAACACCTTAAAAATTAGCGTGGCCGATTTTCTCGCACAAACGGCAGATTACGGCTGGCGACTTACGCCGATCCCGTGGTGTGCGGAAGGATTCTGGATCGATCGCGACGACGAATCACTGCCATTGGGCAGCGTGGCAGAGCACCTCAGCGGGTTGTTTTATATTCAGGAAGCCAGCTCAATGCTTCCGGTGGCAGCATTGTTTGACGCAGCACCGGATGCGCACCAGGTGATGGATGTCGCCGCTGCGCCGGGGTCAAAAACCACACAAATCGCCGCCTTGATGCACAACCAGGGTGCAATTCTGGCTAACGAATACTCCGCCAGCCGTGTCAAAGTGCTGCACGCTAACATCAGCCGTTGCGGCGTCAGTAATGTCGCTCTCACCCATTTCGATGGCCGGGTGTTTGGTGCCGCGTTACCGGAGCAGTTCGATGCCATCCTGCTGGATGCACCCTGTTCCGGGGAAGGCGTGGTGCGTAAAGACCCTGATGCGCTGCGCAACTGGACACTGGCCAGCACTGAAGAGATTGCCGCCACCCAGCGCGATCTCATCGACAGCGCCTTTCATGCGTTGCAACCTGGCGGTACGTTAATCTATTCCACCTGTACCCTGAATCAGATTGAGAACCAGCAGGTGATTAGCTGGTTGCAGCAACGCTATCCCGGCACGGTCGAAATTTTATCGCTGGCAGGCCTGTTCGAGGGCGCAGAACAGGCACTGACACCGGAAGGCTATCTGCACGTTTTCCCGCATATTTTTGACAGCGAGGGGTTCTTTGTTGCCCGCCTGCGTAAAACTGCCAGCCTGCCCGCATTGCCAGCGCCCAGCTATAAACTGGGTAAACTGCCCTTCTCACCTGCCAGCCGAAAATTGCTCGCCGAAGTGCAGCAGGCCGCCGCGAAGGTCGGTTTAAGCTGGGATGATAATTTGCAGTTGTGGCAGCGCGATAAAGAGCTGTGGCTGTTCCCTGCTGCGCTGGAAAGCTGGTTGAACAAAGTGCGCTTCTCACGCATTGGTGTGAAGCTCGCAGAGACCTTCCCCAAGGGATATCGCTGGCAACATGAAGCGGTGGTGGCATTGGCACAGCCAAACACTGCGCTGTCCTTTGCCCTCACCGCAGCAGAAGCGGAAAGCTGGTATCGCGGTCAGGATATCCATCCGGAAAACGTACCGGACCGCGATGAAGTGATTGTGACTTATCAGCAGCAAACGCTGGGGCTGGCAAAAAAAGTCGGGAATCGCATCAAAAATAGTTATCCCCGTGAGTTGGTACGTGACGGTCGCCTGTTTCGCTAG
- a CDS encoding DUF3761 domain-containing protein produces MRLLASFTLAMLLLVNPVQAKQHKPVPSQDSELIEQGDYTNSDGKQIHRPAHTKSGTIPEGATAQCRDESYSFSTHHRGTCSRHGGVSRWLG; encoded by the coding sequence ATGCGGTTACTGGCAAGTTTCACTCTGGCTATGTTGCTTCTCGTTAACCCGGTCCAGGCAAAGCAGCACAAACCCGTTCCATCTCAAGATAGTGAACTCATCGAACAGGGTGACTATACCAACTCGGACGGCAAACAGATCCATCGCCCGGCACATACAAAATCAGGCACCATCCCGGAGGGTGCAACAGCGCAATGTCGGGACGAAAGTTACAGTTTCAGCACTCACCATCGCGGGACCTGCTCCAGGCATGGCGGCGTGAGTAGATGGTTGGGGTAA
- a CDS encoding DUF2732 family protein — translation MLNKFTKSSQPASYIELDMMLNDTRREERRGRTDLMVSRLNILASKIRRDELTHVDAAELLYQEAEKLQAQIEEAH, via the coding sequence ATGCTGAATAAATTTACTAAGTCCAGTCAACCAGCATCATATATTGAACTTGATATGATGCTGAATGACACACGTCGCGAAGAGCGCCGCGGTCGTACTGACCTTATGGTCTCCCGTCTTAACATCCTGGCCTCAAAAATTCGCCGGGATGAGTTAACCCACGTTGACGCCGCCGAGCTGCTTTATCAAGAAGCGGAAAAGCTACAGGCACAAATTGAGGAGGCGCATTAA
- a CDS encoding glycosyltransferase domain-containing protein codes for MMFLCVVEVLRAIMIFDNNSACLYTAIFGDYEKLNELEGDAKKSKIRKICFTDDNELTSETWEIRVVKPVFPLDSVRSQRMVKVNPHHFLSDFKSSFYIDNTVRLLVDPALLIEEFCSYGNITLPIHSYRESVYEEFFEVAQAGLDDSARVFEQLNHYQIICPESLHRKPYWAGMILRNHMESDVIEIMEEWYRQILRYSRRDQLSLVYSEMMTGNNIRKLVIDSHESSFHQWPVTNSRDFSKRSWSSSLSGAMPIFEKIKTAKAAERDVEEKIRRLAKMGEEIADTYKPSMTPEGFDPELYLALNKDVAAAGADAVKHYLRHGWREGRRWH; via the coding sequence ATGATGTTTTTATGTGTGGTTGAAGTATTGAGGGCGATTATGATTTTTGATAACAATTCTGCATGTCTCTATACAGCAATATTCGGTGACTATGAAAAACTGAATGAACTGGAAGGCGATGCAAAGAAATCAAAGATTAGAAAGATATGCTTTACCGATGATAATGAGCTTACGAGTGAAACCTGGGAAATCAGGGTGGTAAAACCTGTATTTCCGCTGGATTCTGTGAGAAGCCAGAGAATGGTTAAAGTGAATCCACATCATTTTCTTTCTGATTTTAAAAGCTCTTTTTACATCGACAATACGGTGCGGCTGCTTGTCGATCCGGCATTATTGATTGAGGAGTTCTGCAGTTATGGCAACATAACCTTGCCGATCCACTCTTATCGGGAAAGTGTTTATGAAGAGTTCTTCGAAGTCGCGCAGGCAGGGCTTGATGACTCTGCAAGAGTGTTTGAGCAACTGAACCATTACCAGATAATTTGCCCTGAATCATTACACCGCAAGCCGTATTGGGCAGGAATGATTCTGCGTAACCATATGGAATCTGATGTCATCGAAATTATGGAAGAATGGTACAGGCAAATTCTGAGATATAGCCGACGCGATCAGCTTTCTTTGGTTTATTCCGAGATGATGACCGGAAATAACATCAGAAAACTCGTAATTGATAGCCATGAATCAAGTTTTCATCAATGGCCGGTTACTAATTCACGGGATTTTAGTAAACGTTCCTGGTCGTCGTCACTTTCAGGCGCGATGCCCATTTTCGAGAAGATTAAAACGGCAAAAGCCGCTGAGCGTGATGTGGAAGAAAAAATCAGACGTCTGGCGAAAATGGGTGAGGAAATAGCCGACACGTATAAACCATCCATGACACCTGAAGGTTTTGACCCTGAACTCTATCTTGCGCTTAATAAAGATGTCGCGGCTGCGGGTGCCGATGCAGTGAAACATTATCTCAGACATGGATGGCGAGAAGGCAGGCGCTGGCATTAA
- a CDS encoding phage filamentation protein Fil family protein, whose translation MISMAGRLKRQSPSMSYGHGWIMGEDGKRWNPAAPSSSGAKSQALPKRGKSWLSKAIPCWSN comes from the coding sequence ATGATCTCGATGGCAGGAAGGCTTAAACGTCAAAGCCCATCCATGTCTTACGGGCACGGCTGGATCATGGGAGAAGATGGTAAACGCTGGAATCCAGCAGCGCCGTCATCATCTGGAGCAAAGTCTCAGGCATTACCAAAGAGAGGTAAATCATGGCTATCGAAGGCGATTCCATGCTGGTCGAATTAA
- a CDS encoding metallophosphoesterase: MFYQTVDAKAWRNIWVVGDLHGCRTQLDSQLILHQFDKQQDLLLSVGDLIDRGPDSPGCLELLQEPWFRCVRGNHEQMALAALQGKDPMLWVMNGGEWFWQLRGSALIAARHALKRCSELPLILHLQLRDRVVVIAHADYPASHYALGQEVDWHQVVWSRDRLGRHQRGNTMMIDGASDFYFGHTPLEQPLNVANQHYIDTGAVFGNRLTLVQLQ, translated from the coding sequence ATGTTTTATCAAACGGTCGATGCAAAAGCGTGGCGCAATATCTGGGTGGTTGGTGACTTACACGGATGCCGTACCCAGCTTGATTCACAACTGATCTTGCACCAATTTGATAAGCAGCAGGATTTGTTGCTCTCGGTCGGTGACCTGATTGACCGTGGCCCGGACAGCCCCGGCTGCCTTGAGTTACTGCAAGAGCCGTGGTTTCGTTGTGTGCGCGGTAATCACGAGCAGATGGCGCTGGCGGCATTGCAAGGCAAAGACCCCATGCTATGGGTAATGAATGGTGGAGAATGGTTTTGGCAACTGCGTGGCAGCGCGTTGATCGCCGCTCGTCATGCATTAAAGCGCTGCAGCGAGTTGCCATTGATTTTACATCTTCAGCTCAGGGACCGTGTCGTCGTGATTGCCCACGCCGACTATCCTGCCAGCCACTATGCGCTGGGGCAGGAAGTGGACTGGCACCAGGTGGTGTGGAGTCGTGACCGTCTGGGACGCCATCAACGTGGCAATACGATGATGATTGACGGTGCCAGCGACTTCTACTTCGGTCATACCCCGCTGGAGCAGCCGCTCAACGTCGCCAATCAACACTACATTGATACCGGCGCGGTGTTTGGCAACCGCTTGACGCTGGTACAGCTGCAATAG
- a CDS encoding restriction endonuclease subunit S, with amino-acid sequence MKLVSVSDLFEVKYGSNFELNKQTIDPEGVPFVSRTAKNNGVSARVCIVEGLSPLPAGSITVACGGSVMESFLQSEPFYSGRDIYYLTAKTDMSSQEKIFYCACLRANKYRFNYGRQANRTLAEIKIPSLASVPEWVRHANISAADNISKCLIDEVIELDLSSFKPFRYDDIFEIDRGRGPRKKELNGRGKHPFVSASEFNNGVTSKTDHDPMHQAGVISVVRNGNSVANAFYQDRPFCSTEDVHIFTPKFNMNKYVALFLCALIKKERYRYSYGRKWGIARMKESLIFLPVDGVGEPDWLFMERYIKTLQFSAAI; translated from the coding sequence GTGAAACTTGTAAGTGTCTCAGACTTGTTTGAAGTTAAATATGGATCAAACTTTGAGCTAAATAAACAAACTATTGATCCTGAAGGTGTGCCGTTTGTATCTAGAACAGCAAAGAATAATGGTGTTTCCGCAAGAGTCTGTATAGTTGAAGGTCTAAGTCCCCTTCCTGCTGGTTCAATTACAGTTGCGTGCGGCGGCTCTGTCATGGAGTCTTTCTTGCAGTCTGAACCTTTTTATAGTGGCAGGGATATATATTATTTAACTGCAAAAACAGACATGTCCAGCCAAGAAAAAATATTTTATTGTGCCTGCTTGCGTGCAAATAAATATAGATTTAACTATGGGCGACAAGCAAATAGAACTCTTGCGGAGATAAAAATCCCATCGTTAGCATCGGTGCCTGAGTGGGTACGGCATGCCAATATTTCTGCTGCAGATAATATTTCAAAATGTCTGATTGATGAAGTTATTGAGCTCGACCTTAGCTCATTTAAACCTTTCAGGTATGATGATATATTTGAGATTGACAGAGGGCGTGGCCCGCGGAAAAAGGAGCTAAATGGAAGAGGCAAGCACCCTTTTGTTAGTGCGTCGGAGTTTAATAACGGTGTGACAAGCAAAACCGATCACGATCCAATGCATCAAGCTGGAGTTATTTCCGTAGTGCGTAACGGAAATAGTGTAGCAAATGCTTTCTATCAAGATAGGCCTTTTTGTTCTACTGAAGATGTACATATATTTACACCTAAATTTAACATGAACAAATACGTCGCTTTGTTTTTATGCGCTCTCATTAAGAAGGAGCGATATCGTTATAGTTACGGCAGGAAGTGGGGGATAGCCAGGATGAAAGAGTCCCTAATATTCTTGCCAGTCGATGGTGTGGGTGAGCCAGATTGGTTATTCATGGAACGATATATCAAGACATTACAATTTAGCGCTGCCATCTAA
- a CDS encoding class I SAM-dependent DNA methyltransferase codes for MSLGAKGFNAKLIFLQVKMNERITENIVRDTLRNLGYFDHEDIIIEEQRSQNTKIQSLLRSASKTGKGGVGAPEFIIKSKKIQDFVIIFECKADNKKHASELLDCPKDFAVDGAIHYASYLAKEFNVIAIGCSGQTQSGLRVSTYLQPRSVAGFVPECKPLNNKSGTQIDKIINFDNLIEHATYDPEVEKGRLSDLMSFSKELHNYMRDYAKLSESEKPLLVSGVLIALSNIAFSKVFSIYTPDELPEKLCDAIEEEIKKSDIPHAKKQNMIQPYSFLRVHPELSRADKLTGESPLYNLIDKINTHAWPFISVYHDYDIIGQFYGEFLRYTGGDKKALGIVLTPRHITDLFSRIANVQKDSTVFDPCCGTGGFLVSAMHQMFKKCITEDEKARVKQYGLIGVEQQPNMYALAASNMILRGDGKANLHQGSCFDDAITKEINSRQPDIGMINPPYAQKGKGLHELAFVEHMLDCLRVGGIGIAIVPMSCVITPHETKHTLLSKHCLEAVMSMPDELFTPVGTITCIMVFTAHKPHEAEGRKTWFGYWKDDGFEKTKQQGRTDVSGRWENIRDKWLHSYKNREDIPGLCVKKQVTADDEWCAEAYMETDYSSVLKADFEAAVKKFLVFNILRNEETLEADELGVEDDMEASE; via the coding sequence ATGAGCTTAGGTGCTAAGGGATTTAATGCGAAACTTATTTTTTTGCAGGTTAAAATGAACGAAAGAATTACAGAAAACATCGTTAGGGATACCCTGAGGAATCTTGGTTATTTTGATCATGAAGATATAATAATTGAAGAACAGAGAAGTCAAAATACGAAAATACAAAGTCTGCTGAGAAGTGCGAGTAAGACTGGAAAGGGTGGCGTGGGTGCCCCGGAGTTCATAATAAAATCAAAAAAAATTCAAGACTTTGTAATTATTTTTGAATGCAAGGCAGACAACAAAAAACATGCTAGTGAGTTGTTGGATTGCCCTAAAGACTTTGCTGTTGATGGTGCTATTCATTACGCAAGTTATTTAGCAAAAGAGTTTAATGTCATTGCTATAGGTTGTAGCGGTCAGACGCAATCTGGTTTGCGTGTTTCGACATATTTACAGCCTAGAAGTGTTGCAGGTTTTGTTCCTGAATGTAAGCCACTGAATAACAAAAGTGGCACTCAGATTGATAAAATAATTAATTTCGACAATCTAATTGAACATGCAACATACGATCCAGAAGTCGAAAAAGGTCGCCTTTCTGACTTAATGTCATTTTCGAAAGAGCTTCACAATTACATGCGTGATTATGCAAAACTCAGCGAAAGCGAAAAACCGCTTCTAGTAAGCGGGGTTCTGATTGCTTTGAGCAATATTGCGTTCTCAAAAGTATTTTCTATTTACACACCTGATGAGTTACCAGAAAAACTCTGTGACGCTATTGAGGAGGAAATCAAGAAGTCTGACATACCTCATGCAAAAAAACAAAATATGATTCAGCCGTACTCATTTTTACGTGTTCATCCAGAATTGAGTCGAGCGGATAAACTTACAGGTGAGAGCCCGCTCTATAACTTGATTGACAAAATCAACACTCATGCTTGGCCATTCATAAGCGTATACCATGATTACGATATCATAGGGCAGTTTTATGGAGAGTTCTTGAGATACACAGGCGGGGATAAAAAGGCTCTTGGAATTGTGCTGACTCCCCGTCATATCACAGATCTTTTTTCGCGTATTGCAAATGTGCAGAAAGATAGCACGGTTTTTGACCCCTGCTGTGGTACTGGTGGTTTTCTCGTTTCGGCAATGCATCAAATGTTTAAAAAATGCATAACTGAAGACGAAAAAGCAAGGGTAAAACAATATGGATTAATAGGTGTAGAGCAGCAACCAAATATGTATGCGCTCGCGGCTAGCAATATGATCCTTCGCGGTGATGGAAAAGCTAATCTACACCAAGGCAGTTGCTTTGATGACGCGATAACTAAAGAAATTAACTCTCGCCAGCCTGATATAGGAATGATTAACCCCCCCTATGCTCAGAAAGGAAAAGGCCTTCACGAATTAGCGTTTGTTGAGCACATGCTTGATTGCCTGAGAGTCGGAGGGATTGGAATCGCTATTGTTCCAATGTCTTGCGTAATCACTCCACATGAAACAAAGCATACCTTATTATCTAAGCACTGTCTTGAAGCCGTTATGTCCATGCCTGACGAACTTTTTACCCCAGTGGGAACAATTACATGCATTATGGTCTTCACTGCTCACAAACCACATGAGGCTGAAGGCAGAAAAACCTGGTTTGGATACTGGAAAGATGATGGGTTTGAGAAAACTAAACAGCAAGGTCGGACAGATGTATCAGGCCGCTGGGAAAACATCAGAGATAAATGGCTTCACTCATATAAGAACAGGGAGGATATCCCAGGCTTGTGCGTGAAGAAACAGGTCACGGCTGACGATGAGTGGTGCGCAGAGGCTTACATGGAAACAGATTACTCCAGCGTACTTAAGGCTGACTTCGAGGCGGCTGTGAAGAAATTTCTAGTGTTCAACATATTGAGGAACGAAGAAACTCTTGAAGCCGATGAGTTAGGAGTTGAGGATGATATGGAGGCATCGGAGTGA
- a CDS encoding DUF5347 family protein → MAIEGDSMLVELTTSQRVAALNHVALLRAQLMGGNCEKDVARFIAEMRDVTDCNYQDNKRALSAIFFLANIGKDRHSANFTDLTADERNALIRAMNHLKAVVSLFPKRMTLSN, encoded by the coding sequence ATGGCTATCGAAGGCGATTCCATGCTGGTCGAATTAACTACCAGTCAACGCGTTGCCGCGCTTAATCATGTTGCTCTGCTTCGCGCACAACTGATGGGCGGAAATTGCGAAAAAGATGTGGCCCGTTTTATTGCTGAAATGCGAGATGTGACTGACTGCAATTATCAGGATAACAAACGTGCGTTAAGCGCCATCTTTTTCCTGGCGAATATCGGCAAAGACAGGCACTCAGCCAATTTCACTGATCTAACTGCCGATGAAAGAAACGCGCTGATTCGTGCAATGAACCACCTGAAAGCCGTTGTCAGTTTATTCCCTAAACGAATGACTCTTTCGAACTAA
- a CDS encoding SIR2 family protein: MKIYLNYSRYDESLAVMIKESLASGDIEVVSSSLFLSFTNNVATKKVIVNEQEKLNYDVVFNILTNSFFKSKYAVNKLNETILNNGKIFNIVFDDLIVPDYLNAYPYYRLKPKGINSFRQLVKHLNLDSFVSLDLASPPLKNDEVKEITVIDKIKLSLNSGKLTLFCGAGTSLDAGIPTWNKLLDNLFVEMLDVIKKQNENLKFDIDTVKDSDVSNSVSPLILAKYIKNNVKTKFNEVLRNALYKENPTTCDLINAIAEISRPRRDGRSIDSIITFNFDGLIEERLSSERIKYKAIHSESVKFTSNELPIYHVHGFLPRDGDIDNESNVVFSEDGYHSQFMEPFSWSNIIQLQKLTQNVCLFVGISLTDPNMRRLLDVAWRKSTDDNLEHFIIKKSPKQANSESTKFVMYLEEQDANELGLNVLWVDDYKDIPKLLLSLNE; this comes from the coding sequence ATGAAGATTTATTTGAATTATTCAAGGTATGATGAAAGTCTGGCTGTAATGATTAAAGAGTCCTTAGCCAGTGGGGATATAGAGGTGGTTTCATCTAGTTTGTTCTTATCGTTTACAAACAACGTAGCAACGAAAAAAGTGATTGTTAATGAACAGGAGAAATTAAATTATGATGTCGTCTTTAACATTCTTACGAACAGTTTCTTTAAATCAAAATATGCTGTAAATAAACTGAACGAAACTATCTTGAATAACGGGAAGATATTTAACATTGTTTTTGATGACTTGATTGTTCCTGATTATTTGAATGCATACCCTTATTACAGGCTCAAACCTAAAGGCATAAATAGTTTCAGGCAGTTAGTGAAGCACCTTAATCTCGACAGTTTTGTTAGTTTGGATTTAGCGTCACCACCACTCAAAAATGATGAAGTGAAAGAAATCACAGTAATTGATAAGATAAAGCTAAGCCTGAATTCAGGGAAGTTGACATTATTTTGTGGTGCTGGCACATCATTAGATGCAGGCATTCCCACGTGGAATAAATTACTTGATAACTTATTCGTCGAAATGTTGGATGTTATAAAAAAACAAAATGAAAATCTCAAATTTGACATCGACACTGTTAAGGATAGTGATGTTTCGAACTCTGTTTCGCCATTGATATTGGCTAAATATATAAAAAACAACGTAAAAACAAAGTTTAATGAAGTCTTAAGGAATGCATTATATAAAGAAAATCCAACTACTTGTGATTTAATAAATGCGATAGCAGAAATATCCAGACCTAGGAGGGATGGAAGGTCTATTGATTCAATCATAACATTTAATTTTGATGGGCTGATTGAAGAACGGCTATCTTCAGAACGAATTAAATATAAAGCCATACACTCTGAATCAGTTAAATTTACATCTAATGAGTTACCAATCTATCATGTTCATGGATTTCTTCCTCGGGATGGTGATATAGATAATGAGAGTAATGTTGTATTTAGTGAGGATGGGTATCATAGTCAGTTTATGGAACCATTTAGTTGGTCAAATATAATTCAGCTTCAGAAACTAACACAAAACGTCTGTTTGTTTGTTGGGATTAGTCTCACTGATCCTAATATGAGGCGTTTACTTGATGTGGCATGGAGAAAAAGTACTGATGATAATCTAGAGCATTTCATAATAAAAAAATCTCCTAAGCAGGCGAACTCAGAATCAACCAAGTTTGTTATGTATCTTGAGGAGCAAGATGCAAATGAACTCGGACTCAATGTGCTGTGGGTTGATGATTATAAAGATATACCAAAGCTACTCTTGAGCCTTAATGAATAA
- a CDS encoding TraR/DksA family transcriptional regulator codes for MADSMDIVQQRTDEMLARNIALIVNRAPAVSSSFCEDCDAPIPKKRRRAYLGVTRCVSCQEIEEQRNKHLTGNS; via the coding sequence ATGGCCGACTCAATGGATATCGTGCAACAGCGCACCGACGAAATGCTGGCTCGCAACATCGCGCTTATCGTTAATCGCGCACCTGCTGTAAGCTCCTCATTTTGTGAAGACTGTGATGCCCCAATTCCTAAAAAGCGCCGCCGCGCTTATCTGGGTGTTACCCGCTGCGTTTCCTGCCAGGAAATTGAGGAACAGCGCAATAAACACCTGACGGGTAATTCCTGA
- a CDS encoding phage repressor protein CI → MVNGKGHSAQILERLMSSYGVSTQKDLAAALAIPANNISGWTQRDSVPGNSIIKCALDTGADLQWLVTGELANANMGERPYILRGESLYNEITSNGGKPVLRRVMDAYGFTMQKQLCELLGISSGTVSTWVRRNYFPGDVVVTCALDTGVSLKWLATGKGTQHVFNASENKSIAFPRKNLNAGVLHDDGFWIVDLTFFPEHIKEPLFIKGPLSAWIVDVSIKEISNGRWLLNIGGKLDVYDVTLLPNNKINVSSSGVSFFCGVNELTPEGKVIFTINYDY, encoded by the coding sequence ATGGTCAATGGGAAGGGCCATAGTGCTCAAATTCTAGAAAGATTGATGTCTTCTTACGGTGTAAGCACACAAAAGGACTTGGCAGCAGCACTTGCTATACCTGCTAATAACATCAGCGGCTGGACGCAGCGTGATAGTGTTCCGGGAAATTCCATAATCAAATGTGCGCTAGATACAGGCGCTGATTTGCAATGGTTAGTTACTGGTGAGCTTGCAAATGCAAACATGGGGGAGAGGCCCTATATCCTTAGGGGAGAGAGTCTCTACAATGAGATAACATCTAATGGTGGTAAGCCTGTATTACGCCGTGTCATGGATGCCTATGGGTTTACTATGCAAAAGCAACTTTGTGAGCTATTAGGCATATCTTCAGGAACTGTTAGCACATGGGTGCGAAGAAACTATTTTCCTGGTGATGTCGTTGTAACCTGCGCTCTTGATACTGGAGTGTCATTGAAATGGCTTGCTACTGGAAAAGGTACACAACATGTATTTAACGCGAGTGAAAATAAATCTATTGCTTTCCCTCGAAAAAACCTTAACGCAGGAGTGTTGCATGATGATGGTTTTTGGATCGTTGATTTAACATTTTTTCCCGAACATATTAAAGAACCATTATTTATAAAAGGCCCACTGTCTGCGTGGATAGTGGATGTTAGCATTAAAGAGATAAGTAATGGTCGGTGGTTGCTAAATATAGGAGGGAAGCTAGATGTTTATGATGTTACACTTTTGCCAAACAATAAAATAAATGTTTCGAGCAGTGGTGTAAGTTTTTTTTGTGGGGTTAATGAATTAACTCCTGAAGGGAAAGTGATTTTTACAATTAATTATGATTATTAA